ATCTCGCGCAGGAGACGATGGCCCAAGGGTGTGACGCCGCAGCGTCGTGAGCCTTCGGAGGCACCCGCCAGTTCGTTGTCGAAACGATGGGTGAGGGCCAGCATGCGGAATCCCGCATCCCTGAACTCTTTCACGCGGGTCGCGATCTGGGTATCAGAATCAAGGTAGTGGAGTCGCAGAGCGTGGCTCCCCTCCAGGCCAAGGACGGTAGCCACGGGTTGGGTGCTGGGTGACTTGGGAATCCAGCCTGCACGAGTGTTGCGGTAGTTCGCGGACAGAAACGCGGCCAGATCCTCCCGGGTGCGGATGGCGGTGAGGGCCTGACCGTCGGCATTGACCCTCCACTTGTATGCCTGATGGAGGGCATGCTGACGGGAGTTCCACCAAGTGCGTGGCGGCCATCCCTGAAGAGGGGCCAGGACCCACTGGGCATTTGGGAGAATCCAGCCGCCATTCAGTGGCTCGCTGTAGGGCACGGGGGTGACCGTGGCAACGGTGAGAACCTGGAGCCCCACGTTTCCCTCACGCCAGCGGGGGACATCAGCGTGGCCATAGCGGTGCCGTTGCTGGATGCCCTTCATTCCGCCGCGATCCAGCATCAGGGTGTCCGCATGCAAGTCCGCGACCAGGAGGGTGCGGTGGAGTTTCAGCGTGGACGGGCGGACGCCGGTGGCCTCCCGATGTTTTGTAGGGTTTAGCGCCACGGCGTCGAGCAGTTCCACCACCGCGCAGCCGGACAGCAGAAGCGAGGTGAGTACGGCGAGCAGAACTGCACGAAGACCTGGGTAGTGGAGCATGAGCGGAGGAGGGAAGGTGCCCGCTCATGGTTCGATGTCGCGTTTCTCTGTCAAATAAAATATGGAGAAACAAGGGCTTT
The Roseimicrobium gellanilyticum DNA segment above includes these coding regions:
- a CDS encoding dipeptidase, yielding MLHYPGLRAVLLAVLTSLLLSGCAVVELLDAVALNPTKHREATGVRPSTLKLHRTLLVADLHADTLMLDRGGMKGIQQRHRYGHADVPRWREGNVGLQVLTVATVTPVPYSEPLNGGWILPNAQWVLAPLQGWPPRTWWNSRQHALHQAYKWRVNADGQALTAIRTREDLAAFLSANYRNTRAGWIPKSPSTQPVATVLGLEGSHALRLHYLDSDTQIATRVKEFRDAGFRMLALTHRFDNELAGASEGSRRCGVTPLGHRLLREMERQQMICDLAHASSRTISEVLETYPDLPVMVSHGGIAFDACKGDEAASRLLSVDQARAIAKRGGIIGIGLWPEVLGEAEPELAAQMIKRCLADPCIGPQHVALGSDMDGSVLAAFAANNWCMLTEELRDLPEGTLRDVMGGNVIRFFQKHLP